In Salarias fasciatus chromosome 13, fSalaFa1.1, whole genome shotgun sequence, the sequence ACATctgtcagaaaaacaaagtgtcagTATGTCCATTTAACTGGCTgttcacttaaaaaaacaacagaattcaGAGATATTTATGAACTTCCTCCTGATACCCCTGACAGAATGTAGGAAGTATGTGGTGAAAAGATGTTTTGTGTGGTCAATATGCTTGTCATTGGAAACTAGATTAAGATCGTAGTTAAAAGGAAGTTGAAGACTTTATCTTGTTCTCAGGGGAAGTTGAAGCTTTCAGTGCTGTGAGATGTCACTTTGTAATTTCAGTCTGCTTTGGACACTTTTCTCTAAGGTGTTTATTACTTTATTGtatttctgtgtaaaataaTCTAATTATTATTTTGAACGCATGATTTTGGAGATGCCATGACTGTATGACACAAGCAAAagcatgtggaggaaaaaaaaaaaaaaacgtgtgtcCCTCCGTCTCTTTAACTCACAGATGCCGGCTTCGAGTTTGACATCTGCTACACCTCAGTGCTGAAGCGGGCCATCAGGACACTGTGGCTGGTCTTGGACGGCATCGACCAGATGTGGGTACCCGTGCATCGGACCTGGCGGCTCAACGAGCGTCACTACGGAGGCCTGACCGGGCTGAACAAGGCCGAGACGGCTGCCAAGCACGGAGAGGCCCAGGTGAAGATCTGGAGGCGCTCCTTTGatatcccccctcctcccatgGGCCCAGAGCACGACTACTACACTATCATCAGCAAGGTAAGATTTCTTATCTGCAGTGCATATACACGCAACCACAGAACTTTGCTGGCCTCTCAGACAGAGATTGGTTTGGTACATATTGACCGACTTGATCAACTCCCTCCATGAGCTTTAACAAAGAAGAGGCATGACCTCAGCTGTAACCTGCAGAATCAGCACAAAGCCACACGACTGTTAAGAGAGTAGATAGTGAATTCAAGGTCAGTGGTATGTCTTTGAGTCTTCAACATAGTTAATCATCTAAATATTTCACTCACTTTAGcaatgtgatgtttttttactatttgaGACCAGAGACCTTCATGTGATTGCCCAACAGCATGTCCAGCGTTAGTTAATATATGACTCACAAGATGAGTTCTTCTGCAATTGGTTCAAAGGTCAAAGTGGAGGCGAGCTGTTCTTTTCTAGACGTTGGCAATCTACAGTGAAGATGTGCTTGTCTGTAGTCCCCAATGACAGCAGAACCGCAACTGGAAGAAAGAATTGCTTGTTGCACAGCATCCATCTCTGTCTGATTCAGGGTTCACTTTGAATAACTATTGGACTGGatcattaaaatgattaaaacctAAAAATGAATACAGGTAGAATCTAAAAATGAGCATATTTAATgtactttttacatttttttacattgtaTAAAATGGAAATAATTTGCAGCTTTTCTTACATCCCTCACAATGTCTTTATGACTCTTCCTCACTCTGGCTTTGGATGAAGGTGAAGCCAGTCTCTCTGGACTGCAGTCCAGATCTTTGATCTCTAGAGGACCTGACTTTGCAGGCACAAACAGATGGTATTTCGTTGTTCTCAGGAAAGAGTTGatcaaaaatgaaatacaattgAAAAGGGCCGAGCATTGCTTGACTGTTTCTACTCTCTCTGGTAAACTTGTGTCACTTGCTTTTTGCAGGATCGTCGCTATGGAGACCTAACGGAGGACCAGCTGCCTTCCTGTGAGAGCTTGAAGGACACTATTGCTCGAGCTCTGCCTTTCTGGAACGAGGAAATTGCTCCTCAGATCAAACAGGGAAAGAGAGTCCTCATTGCCGCCCATGGAAACAGTCTGAGGGGGATTGTCAAGCACCTGGAGGGTGGGTGGTTAACGTTAACTAGTCCTGTATAGGCAACTTATtatgataaataaatataaagtgtCTACTGCTGCAGCATGCTCTGTTTgtgctctggtttcctcacagagtctgaaaacacacatttgaggtTAAATTTTCACTCTAAAATGACTGTCGGCTTGAGTTTGAGTGTGTctggttgtttttctctgccctgtgatggacggaTGACCCCCACCTTCAGCATAACCCCACAACCCTGATCTGGATTGAGCTTCaaagaagatagatggatggacagttTATATTGTGTTTAAATGAGATTTCATGTGTTTCCTTGTGTGTTTCCGCCTGCAGGAATGTCAGATGAAGCCATCATGGAGCTGAACCTGCCCACAGGAATCCCCATCCTTTATGAACTCGACAAGAACTTGAAGCCCGTGAAGCCCATGCAGTTCCTGGGAGACGAGGAGACCGTACGCAAAGCCATGGAGGCTGTAGCTGCTCAGGGAAAGGCCAAGAAGTAAAGCAACAGAAAGGCCCTGTCTGTGCACCGTAGGTCCAGGTCATCCCGAAAAACTGGCCTCTGATTAGTGTTTTTCCTGAATCCTAATTTATTTTGGGTTGTAATATGTGATGAAAGTACAGAAGAGTGTCGTCATAGACAACTTCACAACAGTAGGATGTGAACAACTGAGGTTTGTTTGAGTCACGGGGGGCCAAAGCTCTCAAgagattttaaataaatgttactACAATggtgcaataaaataaaattgcatGCTCTCGGCTGATATAAACAACACTGCCCCTGTAGGGATTGTCTTTACAATGTAATTACTGATAATGTCTGTAATTAGTGAGTCCTAACACTGCTAATCAAACAGAGGAGGCCTTCAGTTACTGATGCTTACTATATGCCATGTTTGTGTGAGCTTTTGAGCTGAAGAAAAGAAGCtacaaatgtttatttgaaGTATACACGAAGCAGTAGTCTGCTCTGTCAACTAAGAACCTGCAAGAATTAACCACGGCTTGGAAGGAGAGAGCACTCAGTGACCCTGTTATTGAGGGTGCAGATATACTTGGCTCCACTAAGGTGATGACATTTTGCAATCTCTTGAGAACAATATGGGACCATAAAGACTAACTTCTATTCCCCTGTATGTGTTTGTAAATGTGTTCTTGCATGTTGTTGTGTctgatgattttattttttttctttacacgGTCTACATCACTGATTCAGTGCTAGCTTCAAAATATTGCAGTGAAACAACATTTACAGTAAAACTAAAACTCTTCAGTTTAACTGTCTACTGTGCTGGGCCATCTTTGACctgctgttttttctttgtcataGTATTTATGTGCCTCATCCTACACTGAATGCCTCCCGTTGGACTTGCAGCCTGAAaaaagcagctgcagtgttgttgaccaaaataaataaatctgtgaatGGATCATTCCTTTTGTGTCTTACAGTGTTGATGGTGTTACCAAGTGTAAGTCCCTTTGAGTTGGGTAATTATTCCCAAAAATCTCAGCTCTAATAAATGTGTCATGCGGGCATATCTAaaacatgtgtgtttgtgtatttcatttttttcaagtatAAGACATGGCTTTGACTACTTGTAAGTGAAGTTGCATAACATTAACCTTTACGAGTAATGAAATGGTGAATTCCACACACGTATTTACTGGTAGGATTTTAACTGATTCTTCTAGCTATTTTTCGTAAGAAtgtcatgtaaaaaaaataaggttttaatattattttcataaaattagaataaaaaaGGTCATTTAAGTCACTCAAAtactgaaaaatgaaagtgtttCATTGAAGAAATTACAAGTAAAGTGAAACAATTCAATAAATGATAACAAGACAAGTATAAAGATAACAGTTTGAACATGAATGTAAAATTTTGACTTAATCCTAAATTTTTAAGCTTCATTGTTCGTTTGTTTTCTGAGactgaacattttcacattgttATGATTAAATCCTATTTTGGGATTAAAAAAGTATGCTTACATCCACAAAGTGTCTATAtactaaaatttaaaaatgacataaatATTAATTGCAATTTTTTTGAGAATCATCCAGAAACTATACCTGGTCTCTTCTGGCACTGCTCTTTCACGCAGAGATTCTGGAAATAATTTGGCAGATTCATAATTGCCCATATTTTCAAGGACTTCTCACTGCgatttgtaaaatgttttattctttttttttctaatattccCAGAAATTATGACAATTACTTTTTTGGAATAAACCTTCTCattcttttaatttaaattttcataTGCAGATGTAAATTCTCTAACAAAATACAATATATTATAATGTTGTATACTTGTTGTTCAATAAAATTCATTATAAGAAAAATCAATTAATTAAAGCatctttaaactttaaatacatatatacatagTGTCATTTTTAGGCAAAGCAAATGTATTTATAAAGCATCATTCTGATACAAGGCAGTTCACAGTGCTTTTCaaggaaataaatggaaatacatttaaacaaaGCGTTTAAGGCCAGAAtataaaaggataaaaaaaaattaaaaatccgCAAAAACCGATGTGCCTGTCTCTTTTAATCGTTGCAGTGCGCAGTTaaactacatttcccatgatgcatttcCACGCTGTGGGTCAAGCAAGTGCAGGCGGGAGCAAAGATGAGTTTTTAGCGCTGGAATTCTGCGGCGAGGCGCTCTATGTAGCCAAGTATAACATTCACAGCCCGCACAATGAGGAAAGCAACAGAAAATCAAGGGAACACGCGGTAAGGTTGCTGAAAAACGTGGTTTTGTAACACATTGCTATGTTGCATGCTAATTAGCcggctagctagctagctaaacacttCCTGAAACTGCTGTATATAACTACATTAGCCAGCTGCAGGAGTGCAGTGACCACATGCTTAATATACTTATCTGAGTATATCGTTTCTTAAACAAAACCGTGAGAGTGAATGTCGTGGCATGAAAGGCATTAATACTGTCATGTTGTCAAAACTACTGACTTTGTGTCGTGCAGGTGTAGTTACCCCGTCAGGAATCGATCGCCTCGTAAATGTTAGTAATCACATAGCGAGCAGTGGACTGCTTGTTTTAGCATTTAGGGTGTTCGTTTTTGGCTGTATTTATAGCTTgatcatatatatatacacaaatcGTTATTTGTGGGCGAAACTGAAAGCAATtacttgaaaatacaaaactcaCCCATGTCACCCAGGGGAGCAGCTTGAAATGAGTCTGTGGTAACATCTCCCCACTTCGCTCCCATCAGGATTAAGATCCTGATACAAGATGCCAAAATGTGTGAAATCGTGTTCATCATTTACCTTTCAGagttcttttttgttgaaatgcaatatataaaaatattgtCAGCCTGTCAGAATGACTGTCCTCATCCGTGAGTTATCAAATCCAAAATACACATCATGCTTCCATAACTTAGTAAATATTGATGTATTATATAAGGTTTTCATTGGGGGGGTTTCTAGTTGAGCGTTCTGGCAGACACCATTCATTCACGCTGCAGCTGTCAGTtagtttcagttgttttgtcatcccagttgttttggtttgtttttgtttgtttgtttttgttgtttgttttttttttgggttcaGAGACATCAGCTTTGGAATATTTGCAGCAGGACATGTGGTGTCCCCCCAGGTACTATAGCGTGATCGGTAAATGGTGGAGGAGTAGAAACTTCCTGACAAGCCAGATGTCTATTTTGCTTTGAGCGGCTGGTGGACAGCTCTTGCTCGGGTTGTCATCTGTGATCACCATGCACTGCCAGGGTGATAAAATCAACACGTATATGTCAAAATGTAAcggttttgttctgttttctgacaGAAAACTTGCTGATTACAAGAAGAATACAATCTCCAAGAAAAATAAAGGTGAGCCAAGGATTGGTTTCCTTGagaattacattttaatgactgtttatttttaattgtacTAATAACTGAAGGAAATGTTGTCTGTTCTTAGATCAATCAGTTTTTGATCAGGGTTTATTTGTTCACTTGAGATCCAGGATAGATCAAACGTTTCAtaataaaaacatcatttttttgtctgtgtttcagtgaaggACTTTGGAGGTCAGCAGTGCTCCCTACATTTCACATCTTCTCACCAGGAGATTCCAATGAAGCTCTCTCAGGTACCGAACCAGCTGTCTCCTCCACCGTCCAGGAAAATATTATCACACTCAAGACCTGAACTGTGCTGCAAAGAAAAACCAGGCGTACAACGGCACCCTACTCATTTTTCAGGGCAGGTTCCACCTAAAGGATGTATCCCCAGCAGCCCGACTGGTTCCCCTGTTAATAGACTTCATTCAAAGCCAAAGGACAGACTGAGTTCTTCAAATCACTCAATTCAACCCCCAGGACTTACTTTAAGTGGACCAAACCATATTTTGAACTCATCAAACAAGCCCCATGCAATGTCAAGGGACAGAGTGGGACCACCGCACGACAGGGAGCAAACTGTGCCGGGGCTTGTTCCAGTTACACCAGTCAATGGTGACAGTCCTTCCGTGCTACAGCCCTCAAATCCAGGTTCCCCCCACCCTGCGTCCCCTCAGTTTGGGAGGAAATCAAAGAATGACTCACCGTCCTCTCGCATCCATGTGGATCAGGTGCCTGAATCCAAGGCTGCTTTGTCGAACTCAGGAACCAAAAACAAATCTGCACAAGGACACAACTCTGACAAGGTACGATTTGCTCTTCATTTCCATATGGGTGAAACTTAACTACATGTCTTCAGGTGAACTGTACAGCTGAACATGCTGCCTGTGACTGGGGCTGCAACAAATAGTTATTTATGGTCAACTGGTTCTTAACTCCTGAAATGGTTTGTTGATTAATGGATTCGCGGGCAGTGGCTGCCTCGGGGCTTGAAAAGCGGACTTGGGTTCGGAAGTTCGcaagtttgaatcccacagcagCAGACATGTCGCTGctgtgacccttgacccccaccAGCTACCAGAGCACCCTAATGTGGTTGCGTACTGCATCCTAGAATTAAGATAAAGGTAGatgtaaatgtggaaaaaacaatgTACAACATATGCTGAATTTATGATAAAGAAAATGAGGATACTATATGTCTTAGTTTTAGCAGGTTTGCCCTCTGGttgtttattgtatttatcTTTTTGTACatgtaaagacaaaaaaaaaaaaaaagtcacatgacAGCAGCATTTACGTGGCGTTAGGCCAAAGCCTAAACAAGGAGCAGGTAACTGGCTAGCTaacacattgtttttaaaaaacaaacaaaccaacaaaaagcaattattttaatttaagcaTGGTTACGGGTGTGCCAAGATCAGATGATATTTTCCCTAAGGGCAGTGTTACAGCAATTATTTGTGTTGAAACCCAATGCCTAGGTTTTGTGACCAATATTGCTTTCAATCTAGCATGTAACTAAACTACAAAAATCAGTTTGTCACTGATTTCGGCAAAACTGTTGGAAATTATTTGCCACAAATTAATGTATTGAAgggtcatttttcatgttacgGAATTCCATTGCAAAGAGATaatgatttatgttttaaacaaaatattaccAATGTGTTATGGCCACGTTATTTGAATAATGCCTAATAACAGCATGTCTCTAGTTTGttttgcaggttgttttgtGAAGATCGAGCCACATTTGACTGAATGATGCCAGATCTGGCGAACCAATATGCTGTTACAGAAATTTGTTTAAGACCcaataatgttgtttatttgtcacatttccaacCACTCCAAGAAGATATATTAGGAATTATGGGTTTAttatgtgcatttgtttgtaatTAATAGAAATATGACCAGTCTTTATCACCAAATATGGTGAATGCGAAAAACTCCCCACTAATCCCTCAATTCGTATAATGtgtagtgtccgtcccccgaatgttctgtcctgatgCACATGTAATAGCAAGAAGGATTGGGGAACTATGGTTGTTCATACGTGCATCTTTGCTTAATGAATAGCAACTATATGTTTAAAAACATGATTCTCCATGTAATTTTTGAAATCGGGGCCACATTAGTCGCTTTGTAGTGTCCGTCCCTGagtagtgtccgtcccctctTATTCTCTGACCTTCAATTACCAGTTGTAATTGGTGCATTATTtatcattgtttattgttgaaGCACAATTTCTTCAAAATGCGTTTGCCATGTTCACCTTGGTTCAGATTAACTTTAATAATGGCAGAATAAATGCTATTGTACCAAGAAATCAAGATATAGCCACACAAAGGCAGTAGTCATTTTTGAGTTCCAATCCTGTCGCGAAATTGTCGGATGTAACAGTTAGAACTAATTTATCTGCTCATATttgatacaaaaataaaagccGCATTGTTccaaaactaaataaaacattcagtaaTCTCCAACAAAACATGAAGGTCAGGAGGGGACGGACACAATTGTGATTCTCATCATCACATTCTGTGGCAGATCTGGCCAGCTCTTGAATCGACGCATGACTCTCGTCACGCATGGCGAAGACTGTAGATGAGAAAACACCATCAAAACACCATCAGTCCCATTGAGATCACTGTTTAAATGGTCCTTGTACGAATATGTCATCAGGTGTAGCGTCTGTCCCCCCTTTTCTTGTGAATCGTTACTTAAGCTACAATTGATAAGGAACATAGTTAAATGaggaataaatgtttaaatggagAAACTGAAAGGTTGTTGTTTGATATTCAACTAAATTAAAGCAGTGAGATTTCACTCTGACGAACAATGGGGGTAGATATAGTCTATTGACGGCAtgaaatttttacattttgtgaaattactCATAAAATCAGTTAATATTTTGcaagtttcttgcattttggcGTTCTGTAACACGAAACGATTACTTTGGGTCACAAACATGTAAGAAAGACACCATCAGTACCATTATGAACACCCAGCAGTTGGTCTCAATAGGATGCATCTTCATGttgtagtgtccgtccccttAAAAAATGCGGATTTGGGTACCTGCGTTCGTTGCCTTTTTACGCGATAATGGTGTACGGATACTACAAATCATTGCTGCTTCATTATAGAAGAGGTGTTCAAGTACATGTTGCACCAACATACATGGGAATTTGGCAACATGAAATTTTCAGTCACCCTGTCCTGAAAGTCATGATCTGATCTTGGCACACCCGACAGTCAAACTGTCCAAGTTTTAGTCTGGTGTGACACTTGTTGCTTTTGGGCGACTCAAACAGAACTCCTCACTTGAAGATTGTTCCTGTTAAAAACCTGCCGGGTGCTGTAGACTGTATTGATCACTTCAAtcatttttgggtttttttgtatttatgtattCAGTTGTAATCCAGAAGAAGCTGCTGTGGTGTCCTCCAAATTAGTTTCTGCTTGAAGTTCAAGGCCCCAAAATCCCCATACGAAATCACAGCGtaacaaaaaaatgcaacagtGACTGTGATATTGTAGCACAGATCAGGATTCAGAAATGGACTACAGCTGGATGGTTGAAGCTCACAAGCCCTCAACAATCTTGATATTTATGTTATTCCTTAATCCAGAACACATTTGCAgggaaacagaaacatgtttctctACGTTGCTTTGTTTCCACACCATGCTAATGCTTTGGACCAAGGGATTGTAAAAAATCATTTTGGACAGTTTTTGCTATCAATATTCTGTGGcataaatgaaaaacagtgCACAGTGATGAGTGCAGTGCAGTGTTTTCCAGGgagtgttgtggaatttttagATTTAGGATCTCACCCACAGAAGAAATGAATGAGGCTTGAGTTGCAATCTGCTTCAGAGACACAGTGCTTCTGATGCCCTGCACGTTCAACTAAAATTTCAATTACATTGAGACAGATTTTAGTGAATAATGTGTCAAAACCTGCTTTTCAGTTGGATTCATTCTGCTTCCAGGGCTTCACACCAGATTTCAGCTTACACTTGTTGTGTTCTAATGcagttacttaaaaaaaaggtgtttatTTTACTCTGAGGAAACCTGACAAGCTTTAGCACATCGCCAGACAGAGCAAAACGAGTTTAATCTgtttaataaattaaataaactcACGTTTTTCTCCTCATGAGCTGACCCAGGAgtaacgcttttttttttttttcttgtgtagTGCCAACAAAGTGAACGCACAACTTCAAACCACAATGTGACTCCAGGTAATTTTGTTCAAGTATATTCAGTCTCTACTCTACTTATTATTGCTGTTGGTCATATAGCTGTCTTACATATTATAAcatattttgtgtcttttccaatcatttatacatttttcttATTGTTACATCGACTGAAAACACTTTGTGCAGTCTGAAGTAGCGGTATTGTCTCTTTTTTGcctattattaaaaaaaatgcgaCCTTGAATTGTTGCTCTCAACATAAATACCTGGTGCTTTTGACACttgtttttaatattaaaaCTGATTCTAAGCTTGAGTTATAAAATTTTATACAGTTCTAAATGGAATTAATTACAATTTAATCTGACTGATTGTTATCTACCCAGTATGTGACGTATTGTCAGTCTGTACTATAGGCCTACATCCGCTCTACACCTGCATTGCTGAACACTGACAgtaaattcaacaaaaatgtATCACATGTGCCTTCTTCTGTCTTCAGTTGTAGAGATTAATGCTTCGTCCCACAAGAACGACTTGGATTGCGCGACCAGCAAGAGCCTGCATCTTGGAAGTCCAAAGTTTGGTGACTCACAAACTGCTAAACCCACTGCTGGGGACTCACAAGGGAATTTTCTGGACTCTTCGCGCCTGGAACAGGCACTCAAAGCCAGAGGCGGCCAACTGCGGTCAGATGCATGTAAACGGTCAGCGTGCTCGGATCCGACGTCCTTAACCAAACACAAACAGTCACACGGCACGTCGTCACCCAAACGCTgggcacacacacctccaacgATGGGTGCAAAACAAGCCTTATTAGATTCCACTGTAACGGGCGTACTGACGATAAGGTCGCCTTCACTTCCAAAATCCGGTGAAGACAGGCTGAAAAACAGGACTGGGGTCCACAGCAAAACTGATAAATCTCACTCTTCCCCTCAGCTTCCTAGGAAAGACAGTAGTTGTTCCACTCCCAGCCACCGCTCGAGTCATTCTGCAAACACTAcctcagcttcagcagctaAGCCCGTGA encodes:
- the LOC115399454 gene encoding phosphoglycerate mutase 1-like produces the protein MAAYKLVLIRHGESNWNQENRFCGWFDADLSVTGEKEARRGGQALKDAGFEFDICYTSVLKRAIRTLWLVLDGIDQMWVPVHRTWRLNERHYGGLTGLNKAETAAKHGEAQVKIWRRSFDIPPPPMGPEHDYYTIISKDRRYGDLTEDQLPSCESLKDTIARALPFWNEEIAPQIKQGKRVLIAAHGNSLRGIVKHLEGMSDEAIMELNLPTGIPILYELDKNLKPVKPMQFLGDEETVRKAMEAVAAQGKAKK